Proteins from a genomic interval of Pseudomonas anuradhapurensis:
- a CDS encoding DMT family transporter, whose product MNQHLPTPPPTPTRRPWQRALPLPLLEAGLLLTWSSGFIGARFSIDHAPALLVVFWRCLVVSLLLLPFVWRALCHTPFAVLLSHTGIGLLAMAGYLTGVTQGIALGVPAGLAALCADLLPLGMALLAALVLGERLPLQVWVGLIVGLLGVLWVTHNALKLGTAPLWAYGLPVAGMCSLAVATLWQKRSTVQAMGLLPNLWLQCFVSSFAFAAIEGSQRSLAPVASAGFALSVSWTAVLSTLGGYGLYWACLRRSSATRVASVLYLSPAITLLWAWAMFDEPLSWPMAAGMALSAVGICLVVRAEARQASRDERKPNHPTPR is encoded by the coding sequence ATGAACCAGCACCTGCCGACCCCGCCCCCCACGCCGACCCGTCGCCCCTGGCAGCGGGCCTTGCCGCTGCCCTTGCTTGAAGCCGGGCTGCTGCTGACCTGGAGTTCCGGGTTCATCGGCGCACGGTTTTCCATCGATCATGCCCCCGCCCTGCTGGTGGTGTTCTGGCGCTGCCTCGTGGTGAGCCTGCTGTTGTTGCCGTTCGTCTGGCGTGCCCTATGTCATACGCCATTTGCCGTGTTGCTGAGCCACACCGGCATCGGCCTGTTGGCCATGGCGGGCTACCTGACCGGCGTGACGCAGGGCATTGCCCTGGGTGTGCCCGCCGGCCTGGCCGCGTTATGTGCCGACCTGTTGCCGCTGGGCATGGCGCTGCTCGCAGCGCTGGTGCTGGGCGAGCGCCTGCCGCTCCAGGTGTGGGTCGGCCTGATCGTCGGGCTGCTGGGGGTGCTGTGGGTGACCCACAATGCGCTGAAGCTGGGCACGGCACCGCTGTGGGCGTATGGCCTGCCCGTGGCCGGCATGTGCTCGCTGGCGGTCGCCACGTTGTGGCAAAAACGCAGCACGGTACAGGCCATGGGCCTGTTGCCGAACCTCTGGCTGCAGTGTTTCGTCTCCAGTTTCGCCTTCGCCGCCATCGAAGGCAGCCAACGCAGCCTGGCACCGGTTGCCAGCGCAGGCTTTGCATTGAGCGTGTCGTGGACCGCAGTCCTGTCGACGCTGGGCGGCTATGGGTTGTACTGGGCCTGCCTGCGCAGGTCCTCGGCCACCCGCGTCGCCAGCGTGCTGTACCTCAGCCCAGCGATCACCCTGCTCTGGGCCTGGGCAATGTTCGATGAGCCGTTGTCCTGGCCGATGGCAGCGGGGATGGCGCTATCGGCGGTCGGCATCTGCCTGGTGGTACGCGCCGAGGCCCGGCAAGCCAGCCGCGATGAGCGCAAGCCCAACCACCCTACCCCTCGCTGA
- a CDS encoding MFS transporter, with translation MSRIESEATEPRRWSMFAILLVGAFLPPLDFFIVNVALPSIQADLGTDASAEQLVIASYATLYAVTLITGGRLGDLYGRGRMFFIGLLGFAAASLLCGVAATPWVLVLGRALQGVSAAVMAPQALASVQAIFPAAERSLALSLYGAVFGLASVIGQALGGVLIALDLFGMGWRAIFLVNLPIASLVIAFGIPLLKDTRALQASKLDLVGTALSMLALGALVVPLIEGREAGWPWWAWLSLAAAPVLGALFWRYEARLHRAGGTPLLAPAALQAPGLGRALSIALCFYAIGVFFLLFSIYLQGALHMTALHAGLVFLPFGAGFLIGPLSVPLLRRVLGGYVNPLGMALEVIGLLWLGWLMSVTPPGLAPPFTSLAVILFLIGLGQGLALPTLMRLVTGRVAPAYAGMIAGITSATLQISTSLSVAVIGGVFYTVLGDQVTAARISHAFMVAVLCMAACLAVGVALSLTLARQPAPLAEAAAMRPS, from the coding sequence ATGTCTCGGATCGAAAGTGAAGCCACCGAACCCCGGCGCTGGTCGATGTTCGCCATCTTGCTGGTCGGCGCGTTTCTACCGCCGCTGGATTTCTTCATCGTCAACGTTGCGCTGCCCTCGATACAGGCCGACCTGGGTACAGATGCCTCTGCCGAGCAGTTGGTGATCGCGTCCTACGCGACCCTCTATGCCGTGACGCTGATCACCGGCGGCCGACTCGGCGACCTGTACGGTCGCGGCCGGATGTTTTTCATCGGCCTGCTGGGCTTCGCCGCTGCTTCGCTGCTGTGCGGCGTGGCGGCCACGCCATGGGTACTGGTGCTCGGGCGCGCCTTGCAAGGCGTGAGCGCCGCCGTGATGGCGCCGCAGGCACTTGCCTCGGTGCAGGCGATTTTCCCTGCAGCGGAAAGATCATTGGCCCTGAGCCTGTACGGCGCCGTGTTTGGCCTGGCGTCAGTGATCGGCCAGGCGCTGGGTGGCGTGCTGATCGCGCTCGACCTGTTCGGCATGGGCTGGCGCGCGATATTCCTGGTCAACCTGCCGATCGCATCGCTGGTGATTGCATTCGGTATCCCCCTGCTCAAGGACACCCGTGCGCTGCAAGCGAGCAAGCTGGACCTGGTGGGCACGGCGTTGTCGATGCTGGCCCTTGGCGCCCTGGTCGTGCCGCTGATCGAGGGCCGCGAAGCGGGATGGCCGTGGTGGGCGTGGCTGTCGCTCGCAGCTGCGCCTGTACTGGGGGCGTTGTTCTGGCGCTACGAGGCGCGCCTGCACCGCGCCGGCGGAACCCCTTTGCTGGCACCGGCCGCGCTGCAAGCCCCCGGGCTGGGCCGGGCGTTATCCATAGCGCTGTGCTTCTACGCCATTGGCGTGTTCTTCCTGCTGTTTTCCATCTACCTGCAAGGCGCACTGCATATGACCGCACTGCATGCCGGCCTGGTCTTCCTGCCGTTCGGCGCCGGCTTCCTGATCGGACCGCTCTCGGTTCCCCTGCTCAGGCGCGTGCTTGGCGGTTACGTGAACCCGCTAGGCATGGCGCTGGAGGTCATCGGCTTGCTCTGGCTGGGTTGGCTGATGTCAGTGACTCCCCCTGGCCTTGCCCCGCCTTTCACGTCCCTGGCGGTCATCCTGTTCCTGATCGGGCTGGGACAGGGCCTGGCCCTGCCGACGTTGATGCGCCTGGTCACGGGCCGGGTCGCACCGGCGTATGCCGGGATGATCGCAGGCATCACCAGCGCGACCTTGCAGATCAGCACCTCGCTGAGCGTGGCCGTCATCGGCGGCGTGTTCTACACCGTGCTGGGGGACCAGGTAACGGCAGCGCGTATCAGCCACGCCTTCATGGTAGCCGTGCTATGCATGGCCGCCTGCCTGGCTGTAGGGGTTGCGTTGAGCCTGACGTTGGCGCGGCAGCCGGCACCGCTGGCGGAGGCAGCGGCGATGCGCCCGAGCTGA
- a CDS encoding LysR family transcriptional regulator has protein sequence MDWSDMRIFLAIARSGSLGGAAKALGVSHPTVGRRLQVLEQASGQAFFLRTAQGLVLTDNGERILDLALAMEHNALAIERRLAGHGDQPEGLLRISSADWFACLVLSPVLAELARRYPLIVPEVIAGHRLFDLARRDADIAFRIVPFTEPDIVQRKLTTLPYGLYTALRAPAPHPDGEGLGLILMNVAQAHYPDVHWVQQRYPQARTVFTSSSRTVQAQMCAQGLGVAVLPRVLGDSVPGLRLLDEHQPPPGRDIWMGYHRDMRQLDRLRALADLASSMIGAG, from the coding sequence ATGGACTGGAGTGACATGCGGATCTTCCTGGCGATTGCCCGCAGTGGCTCGTTGGGAGGGGCCGCCAAGGCGTTGGGGGTCAGTCACCCGACGGTCGGTCGGCGTTTGCAGGTGCTCGAACAGGCCAGTGGGCAAGCGTTCTTTCTGCGTACCGCCCAGGGGCTGGTGCTCACCGACAATGGCGAGCGGATTCTCGACCTGGCACTCGCCATGGAGCACAATGCGCTGGCCATCGAACGTCGCCTGGCGGGGCATGGCGATCAGCCGGAGGGGTTGTTGCGCATCTCCTCGGCCGACTGGTTCGCCTGCCTCGTGCTGTCGCCGGTGCTGGCCGAACTGGCACGACGGTATCCATTGATCGTGCCCGAAGTCATTGCCGGGCATCGTCTGTTCGACCTTGCCCGTCGCGATGCCGACATCGCTTTCCGGATCGTGCCCTTCACCGAGCCTGACATCGTCCAGCGCAAGCTCACGACCTTGCCATACGGGCTCTACACCGCATTGCGTGCCCCGGCGCCACACCCGGACGGCGAGGGGCTGGGGCTGATCCTGATGAACGTTGCCCAGGCTCATTACCCGGATGTGCACTGGGTACAACAGCGTTACCCGCAGGCCCGCACCGTGTTCACCAGCAGCAGCCGGACGGTTCAGGCACAGATGTGCGCACAAGGGCTTGGGGTTGCCGTGTTGCCACGTGTGCTCGGCGACTCGGTACCCGGCCTGCGGCTGCTGGACGAGCATCAGCCACCGCCGGGGCGGGACATCTGGATGGGCTATCACCGCGACATGCGTCAGCTGGACCGGCTGCGCGCCCTGGCCGACCTTGCCTCCAGCATGATCGGCGCAGGGTAG
- a CDS encoding AraC family transcriptional regulator produces the protein MVVIERDEELTRLRAELASTMQRFAPTYGVYPTAIDPLHFIRSDSPTDVIHTVHKPGLCVIVQGRKQVQLWDESYTYDPLNYLVVSVTLPLAGQVTEASAELPYFCIRLDIDPAEIAQLIADVSPIGVPGQPPHRGLYLDRIDASLLEAMLRLVRLLDTPADIPALAPLALREIFYRLLKGQQGQRLHEIAIADSQTHRVTRAIEWLNINYTQPLRIDELASYVNLSNSTLHHRFKAVTAMSPLQYQKQLRLQHARRLMMSEGLDVSTAGFKVGYESPSQFSREYSRMFGAPPSRDIAKFRSLG, from the coding sequence ATGGTGGTGATTGAACGGGATGAAGAGCTGACCCGCCTCAGGGCCGAGCTGGCATCGACCATGCAGCGTTTCGCACCGACCTATGGCGTGTACCCGACAGCGATCGATCCGCTGCACTTCATCCGCAGCGACTCGCCAACCGATGTCATCCACACGGTTCATAAACCTGGGTTATGCGTAATCGTGCAGGGCCGCAAACAGGTCCAGCTGTGGGATGAGAGCTATACCTACGATCCATTGAACTACCTGGTCGTCTCTGTGACGCTGCCTCTGGCCGGGCAAGTGACTGAGGCATCGGCGGAGCTGCCCTATTTCTGTATCCGCCTGGATATCGACCCGGCGGAAATCGCTCAGCTGATCGCAGACGTCAGCCCGATCGGCGTGCCAGGGCAACCGCCCCACCGCGGGCTGTACCTGGACAGGATCGATGCCTCGTTGCTGGAGGCCATGTTGCGACTGGTGCGTCTGCTGGATACGCCAGCGGACATCCCGGCATTGGCACCTTTGGCCCTTAGGGAAATCTTCTACCGGCTGCTCAAAGGCCAGCAGGGCCAGCGTTTGCACGAGATAGCCATTGCCGACAGCCAGACCCACCGCGTCACCCGGGCTATCGAATGGCTGAACATTAACTATACGCAGCCGTTGCGCATCGATGAGCTCGCCAGCTACGTCAATTTGAGCAACTCCACGCTACATCATCGGTTCAAGGCGGTTACCGCCATGAGCCCCTTGCAGTACCAGAAACAACTGCGCCTGCAGCATGCGCGCCGGTTGATGATGTCGGAGGGGCTTGATGTATCTACGGCCGGGTTCAAGGTGGGCTATGAAAGCCCGTCACAGTTCAGCAGGGAGTACAGCCGGATGTTCGGGGCGCCGCCAAGCCGCGATATCGCGAAGTTTCGGTCTCTCGGGTGA
- a CDS encoding NADP-dependent oxidoreductase, which yields MKAIQVAQYGQVEGLALREFPDLLPSNDQVLINVAGSGINPIDWKIVSGAMQQFIPLPLPYTPGVEVAGTVAAIGKNVREYRVGDEVFGFIGIVGGYATQVLTTADRLAHKPASLPRLHAGGVPAAALTAWQALHEQANLQPGQKILIHGAAGGVGSFAVQLARLAGAYVLATGSARNREYLESLGAQQFIDYTAQQFEELATDVDVVLDLVGGETQARSWTVIKRGGVLVSPVSAPDPQIAAEHGVAGKHFATRSDGHQLAQIAKLFAEEKLQIEVEVVPLSNAAQALALSRRGHTRGKLVLDVHR from the coding sequence ATGAAAGCTATCCAGGTTGCACAGTACGGCCAGGTTGAAGGGCTGGCGCTTCGGGAATTTCCAGATCTGCTGCCCAGCAATGATCAGGTTCTGATCAACGTAGCCGGCAGCGGAATCAATCCGATCGACTGGAAGATCGTCTCCGGGGCCATGCAGCAGTTCATCCCGCTGCCATTGCCTTATACACCCGGAGTCGAGGTTGCCGGCACCGTTGCAGCAATTGGAAAGAACGTTCGCGAATACAGGGTGGGTGATGAGGTGTTCGGCTTCATAGGGATAGTTGGCGGCTATGCGACCCAGGTTCTGACAACCGCCGACAGGCTTGCACATAAGCCCGCCAGTCTACCGCGCCTCCATGCCGGTGGTGTTCCTGCCGCAGCGCTCACGGCATGGCAAGCACTGCATGAACAGGCCAACCTTCAACCCGGCCAGAAAATACTGATTCATGGTGCTGCGGGGGGAGTCGGCAGCTTCGCCGTCCAGCTGGCACGCCTGGCCGGCGCTTACGTATTGGCAACGGGTTCGGCCAGAAATCGAGAATATCTAGAGTCACTCGGTGCCCAGCAATTCATTGACTACACCGCGCAACAGTTCGAAGAACTGGCCACAGATGTCGACGTGGTGCTCGACCTGGTTGGCGGAGAAACCCAAGCCCGGTCCTGGACAGTTATCAAACGAGGCGGGGTACTTGTGTCACCCGTCAGCGCACCCGACCCCCAGATAGCTGCCGAACACGGCGTCGCTGGCAAGCATTTCGCTACCCGCTCGGACGGGCACCAGTTAGCGCAGATCGCGAAATTGTTCGCTGAGGAGAAGCTTCAGATCGAAGTTGAGGTCGTTCCGCTCTCCAACGCGGCGCAAGCTCTGGCGCTGAGCCGGAGGGGACATACCCGCGGCAAACTGGTTTTGGATGTGCATCGTTGA
- a CDS encoding DoxX family protein has protein sequence MPDSATPSSSASHSSLATASAAALAGRIFLSAIFILSGVSKLSAPAMTIGYINAVGLPFPTLALALAVLVELAGGVALIAGYRTRIVAAGLALFSVLTAAIFHGALADQNQFIHFFKNIAMAGGLLQIVAYGAGRFSFDARRQ, from the coding sequence ATGCCCGATAGCGCCACTCCCAGCAGTTCTGCCTCGCACTCCTCGCTTGCAACGGCCAGCGCTGCCGCACTCGCAGGACGCATTTTTCTCAGCGCGATTTTCATTCTTTCTGGCGTATCCAAACTAAGTGCGCCGGCCATGACGATCGGCTACATCAACGCTGTCGGTTTGCCGTTTCCCACTTTGGCGTTGGCTCTGGCCGTGCTGGTGGAACTGGCGGGTGGCGTAGCGCTGATTGCCGGCTATCGCACCCGCATTGTCGCTGCAGGGTTGGCACTTTTCAGTGTGCTTACTGCAGCGATCTTCCACGGTGCCCTGGCCGACCAGAATCAGTTCATTCACTTCTTCAAGAACATCGCGATGGCCGGTGGCTTGCTGCAGATCGTCGCCTATGGCGCAGGCCGCTTCAGCTTCGACGCGCGTCGCCAGTAA
- a CDS encoding SDR family oxidoreductase — MHGIEQKVIVITGASSGIGEATARLLASKGARVVLGARRTDRLEALAREIRSAGGIADVLALDVTRLDDMQSFIDFAVELHGRVDVLINNAGVMPLSKLEALKVEEWNRMIDVNIRGVLHGIAATLPLMQQQRDGQIINIASIGAYAVSPTAAVYCATKYAVRAISEGLRQEVGGDIRVTVIAPGVTESELADSISDEGGRAEMREFRKIAIPASAIARAIAYAVEQPADVDVSELIVRPTASPF, encoded by the coding sequence ATGCACGGCATTGAACAAAAAGTCATCGTGATCACCGGCGCCAGCAGTGGTATCGGCGAAGCAACCGCACGCTTGCTTGCCAGCAAAGGCGCGCGTGTGGTGCTGGGTGCCCGCCGCACCGATCGCCTGGAAGCACTGGCCAGGGAGATTCGTTCAGCAGGCGGCATTGCTGATGTCCTGGCGCTGGATGTCACCCGCCTGGATGACATGCAATCGTTCATCGACTTCGCCGTCGAACTGCATGGCCGCGTCGATGTGCTGATCAACAACGCCGGCGTCATGCCGCTTTCCAAGCTCGAAGCGCTCAAGGTCGAGGAGTGGAACCGGATGATCGATGTCAACATTCGCGGCGTACTGCACGGCATTGCCGCAACGCTGCCGCTCATGCAACAACAGCGTGACGGGCAGATCATCAACATTGCCTCGATCGGTGCCTACGCCGTGAGCCCTACCGCTGCGGTGTACTGCGCCACCAAATATGCCGTACGGGCTATTTCCGAAGGCTTGCGCCAGGAGGTGGGCGGTGACATCCGGGTCACCGTCATTGCCCCGGGCGTCACCGAGTCCGAACTGGCCGACAGCATTTCCGATGAGGGCGGGCGTGCCGAGATGCGCGAGTTCCGCAAGATCGCGATTCCAGCCTCAGCCATTGCCCGGGCGATCGCCTACGCCGTAGAACAGCCTGCGGATGTCGATGTCAGCGAACTGATCGTGCGCCCAACCGCAAGTCCATTCTGA
- a CDS encoding Atu4866 domain-containing protein translates to MAEPFGDQDKYVGMWVTADGHIRHELLPGGRYDEARGRQQSAYQGRYWLEGDHIEYVDDTGFTADGEFRSNVLYHAGMILYPER, encoded by the coding sequence ATGGCTGAACCATTTGGAGATCAGGACAAATACGTTGGCATGTGGGTGACGGCTGATGGCCATATTCGCCATGAACTATTGCCTGGCGGCCGCTACGACGAAGCCCGCGGAAGGCAACAAAGCGCCTATCAAGGTCGTTATTGGCTGGAGGGTGACCACATCGAGTATGTGGATGACACCGGGTTCACTGCTGACGGGGAGTTTCGCAGCAACGTGTTGTATCACGCGGGGATGATCCTTTATCCCGAGCGTTGA
- a CDS encoding AraC family transcriptional regulator, with amino-acid sequence MNVIERTSAHGLEAYIRGQRLAASDVLADRDMLVQIFNREREQRSFIVPAVAEPLLVWIISGDATVVERELGGEWQSSRVARGDFFLTTSAQPYEMRWKVDGTAPFEVMHIYLGIPLLEKAIHEVLGGVVQALRLREVSGGRDDELSVLLQQVQRELTGQRPSPLYLQGLAQCLAIHLARNYLDDSADDIVRRNALPAYKLRRVLSAMEANLAGEFQLGQLAEIAGMSEYHFSRLFKKAAGYSPSQFFIRLRMARARQLLVETDRSVIDIGLEVGYSSPSHFSQVFKREVGVTPTQYRK; translated from the coding sequence ATGAACGTCATCGAGCGGACTTCTGCCCATGGTCTGGAGGCCTATATCCGTGGGCAGCGGCTTGCCGCCTCGGATGTCCTGGCCGATCGCGACATGCTGGTGCAGATCTTCAACCGTGAGCGCGAACAACGTAGCTTCATCGTCCCCGCAGTTGCCGAGCCCCTGCTGGTATGGATCATCTCTGGAGACGCTACCGTGGTGGAACGCGAGCTTGGCGGCGAGTGGCAAAGCAGCCGGGTGGCCAGGGGTGATTTCTTCCTGACGACCTCGGCACAACCTTACGAAATGCGCTGGAAAGTGGACGGCACAGCACCCTTCGAAGTGATGCACATCTACCTCGGCATTCCGCTGCTGGAGAAAGCCATTCACGAGGTGTTGGGCGGCGTTGTGCAAGCGCTTCGCCTGCGTGAAGTCTCGGGCGGGCGTGACGATGAGTTGTCCGTTCTGCTGCAACAAGTGCAGCGGGAACTGACCGGGCAACGGCCCAGCCCGCTTTATCTTCAGGGGCTGGCCCAGTGCCTTGCCATTCACCTTGCGCGCAACTACCTGGACGACTCAGCGGACGATATCGTGCGCCGCAATGCCCTCCCCGCTTACAAGCTACGCCGCGTGTTGTCGGCAATGGAAGCCAACCTGGCCGGGGAATTCCAGCTCGGGCAGCTGGCCGAGATTGCCGGGATGAGCGAGTACCACTTCAGCCGGCTGTTCAAGAAGGCTGCGGGCTACTCGCCTTCCCAGTTCTTTATCCGGCTGAGGATGGCAAGGGCGCGGCAACTGCTTGTGGAAACGGACCGGAGCGTCATTGATATAGGGCTTGAGGTTGGCTACAGCAGCCCCAGCCATTTTTCCCAGGTGTTCAAACGAGAGGTTGGCGTTACGCCCACTCAATACCGCAAGTAG
- a CDS encoding SDR family NAD(P)-dependent oxidoreductase codes for MTDFTPTPNEVAGKVVLVTGAASGIGKATAELLHARGAKVIAEDIDPAVNALERAGLVPFVADITVDGAAEQAVALAVEHFGKLDVLVNNAGRILYKPLLEMTREDWEWQMQTNVTGAFLHSREAMKEMIKNKSGAIVNIASYASYFAFPGIAAYTASKGALAQLTRTQALEAIEHGIRVNAIGVGDVVTNLLNHFMEDGRGFLQEHGKSAPIGRAAAPQEIAEIVAFLASERASFIVGSVVMADGGMSVAVG; via the coding sequence ATGACCGACTTCACCCCAACCCCAAACGAAGTGGCAGGCAAAGTCGTGCTGGTCACCGGCGCGGCCAGCGGCATCGGCAAGGCCACCGCCGAACTCCTTCACGCTCGCGGTGCGAAGGTGATCGCCGAGGACATCGACCCCGCAGTCAACGCACTCGAGCGTGCTGGCCTTGTTCCGTTTGTTGCTGACATCACGGTCGACGGTGCTGCCGAGCAGGCAGTGGCGCTTGCGGTCGAGCACTTTGGCAAGCTGGACGTGCTGGTCAACAACGCCGGTCGCATTCTGTACAAACCGCTGCTCGAGATGACCCGCGAAGACTGGGAATGGCAGATGCAAACCAACGTGACGGGGGCGTTCCTGCATTCCCGGGAAGCGATGAAGGAAATGATCAAGAACAAGAGCGGGGCGATCGTGAATATTGCCTCCTACGCCTCCTATTTCGCCTTCCCCGGTATCGCGGCCTACACCGCGTCCAAGGGCGCACTGGCGCAATTGACCCGTACCCAGGCGCTGGAGGCGATTGAACATGGCATCCGGGTCAACGCCATTGGCGTCGGTGACGTGGTGACCAACCTCTTGAACCATTTCATGGAGGATGGTCGCGGCTTCTTGCAGGAGCACGGCAAGTCTGCGCCTATCGGCCGGGCGGCAGCACCGCAGGAAATCGCCGAAATCGTCGCCTTCCTGGCATCGGAGCGCGCCAGCTTCATTGTCGGTTCGGTGGTCATGGCCGACGGCGGCATGAGCGTCGCAGTGGGGTGA
- a CDS encoding LysR family transcriptional regulator, which yields MISDPGTPTLDQLKVFLTVVEVGSFAGAARTLHRATSVVSYAISNLEMQLGVSLFDRNTTRKPQLTEAGRTVLAEARTIINGVNGLRSKVSGLLHGLEAEVHLALDVMLPAERVVDALKTFSQVFPTVTLHLHMEALGAVTQRVIEKQAAIGISGPLDIGRDGLERVGVGSVQLVPVAAPAHPLASGGGNEPGAARNFVQLVLSDRSALTGDRDFAVVSPHTWRLADLGAKHMLLKEGIGWGNMPVAMVQADLDAGHLVELDLPDCKGGAYAFDAIYRTDSPPGPAGRWLIERFSQQAGEL from the coding sequence ATGATTTCGGACCCTGGCACCCCGACCCTGGACCAGTTGAAAGTGTTCCTGACGGTTGTAGAGGTGGGAAGCTTCGCCGGTGCGGCAAGAACACTGCACCGCGCTACTTCGGTAGTGAGCTATGCCATTTCAAACCTGGAGATGCAGCTTGGCGTATCGCTTTTTGACCGCAACACCACACGCAAGCCACAGCTGACTGAGGCTGGACGAACCGTGCTTGCCGAAGCACGAACGATCATCAACGGCGTTAACGGGCTGCGCTCGAAGGTGTCCGGGCTATTGCATGGGCTTGAAGCAGAAGTTCACCTTGCGCTAGACGTGATGTTACCTGCAGAGCGGGTGGTAGATGCGCTCAAGACCTTCAGCCAGGTATTTCCAACGGTGACCTTGCACCTTCACATGGAAGCACTGGGTGCGGTCACTCAGCGGGTTATCGAAAAGCAAGCTGCGATCGGGATCAGCGGCCCGCTGGACATCGGGCGTGATGGCCTTGAGCGTGTCGGCGTGGGTAGCGTGCAGTTGGTACCCGTCGCTGCCCCCGCGCACCCACTCGCCAGCGGCGGCGGCAATGAACCGGGTGCGGCGCGAAATTTCGTTCAGCTGGTGCTATCAGACCGATCAGCGCTGACCGGCGACCGAGATTTTGCCGTGGTGAGCCCGCACACGTGGCGGCTCGCGGACCTGGGCGCGAAGCACATGTTGCTCAAGGAAGGCATCGGCTGGGGCAATATGCCGGTCGCCATGGTGCAAGCGGACCTCGATGCAGGGCACCTGGTCGAACTCGATCTGCCTGATTGCAAAGGCGGCGCTTACGCATTTGATGCTATTTACCGCACTGACTCACCGCCTGGGCCGGCGGGGCGGTGGCTCATCGAGCGCTTCAGCCAGCAAGCTGGCGAACTCTGA